The following proteins are encoded in a genomic region of Thunnus maccoyii chromosome 8, fThuMac1.1, whole genome shotgun sequence:
- the si:dkeyp-115e12.6 gene encoding centromere protein F isoform X2 produces the protein MSWAEEDWTVGLSGRVLQKVKELQVHQERLSRENKQKQLQLDNINTSLEKQTVKYEEVRGELQSVHRELQSVREEAKVAVTSGQRLSQDLQTKQAQVCSLEGQLDASRSVNNKLTQEVKRLEAELEKLQNSSRSADTTLFSTPCWNTASPWENNGSRKEERSGQRDEGQNRALQIRRLQFSDMPTASLPRQQHKSTPHRHPSDQSDSFSTPLAAFPWERDDSRQAAKRRSPSSPQTPAVDISHAQSEQGVCGKEKDPGTQTDISLSELRSRISSLEEELRVKAEALKSTQNETVQSKKELASRDLSLQRARDELSLAHTRMAQESERASRGEQRLKQLQEEMKCQRQNAESSRLQHQQRTKELEKQNQRDLLELQKERQCLEKHHQQEMNKLNQELQQARTLHNALQAQADKLSLQKQSLDKELETLKEKLKWTEGQLQESQKKEAQTQAKLTEAVREAEGVAVSLEQSRKKERVLEEEGKRLAEERGDALRLLKELQEQKAAPVPLQPAQYCSVGQSFSPQPSLSHQSRLSTYTKRPATSRAEQTREKEEEEEYEGKAEITASYPTDREPGEGIDSEHITVLISQDSECLQRGRHRRGSNDEENKSRNETMECDSSGTNKPSSFDQVLCRSSESTSVTPSMTSMDGDNCRLMHSADKTPPLKSEQAIPSKDLQKENATLRSELQDVREELQKRLEDLEVQRRAESEARTRLKQLSRKHASQGVEKDEQDKEWKAQLEKEKAETERLRKALSALETEMKRGREERENNERKEEEEGTKKTQEDRESEMIELNIQLKKQLAEVKAQLALEREERQREEEERNQIINTDKHIKTELNMKLAELEAKLEELKCSRNEDSLEEDKLSVANSPLPYLTLHNDELNSNIIGWEKKLLPSPEQHLLFCQSTNQRNTLVSQATMDLIQEEQTVIDPEHSHLSDEGQTRPVVSDLHCQRGDSAPADLTKEVERLRKENLRETDRANQCEVKLKALQNQVTSQTKQLTMAFENQSQHISGLLAELQEKESTLLSQGEELQRCKQELEALKAGRDGEAIGVLLVEKKESKEERRERGSRDDSVDSPEFQPNQEKESAVTFFTTTSLTDTDSHAQKDASQPEIVTSDAEKPTPISSEVDNASNALSEAQRQDSELDSEKTQTNHDSACVKTECGQDGGTTGVVTELLALQKENQLLKQRIEALMVSDTNNLALHAASENQEDPVEQDQNTGNVTLSCSKEQKTTNVPSDITTEARQSLLLSMRRSEDERQVLEREDKSTTEADEEAEAASQLQINHLEQQVVALQKKLRALSEETQQQNEELAVWRLASQPAPTFEHILPNKDNQSEIQDQVSSQQHTYDMTHILHQEPAPLGVPQKPSHVTVIREDELFLSCSTKKLQGRMMFSRLQQSNLSEPKSLQSSKKTSVQDTAEIDMESEKENQEISFLQQSDTYPTQHKEKRDTELLQTSSEKTGQQHITKDPHKVSKSQIRPKAETPEAKPNTSRATNEIITTNDSPERDFRTETRTVSSQTEESLYPRSPPTASELHCAYTQTEEEEEEEDDEELVDSPPVSPVPLSGVAQSGDKMLFTSSFPIPADPARLAERIRRNRTQLSAAFDDTEYEPYGLPEVVMKGFADIPTGPSCPYIVRRGLLGTAVVPAPQKDPGQEETD, from the exons ATGAGCTGGGCTGAGGAGGACTGGACGGTGGGGCTGTCTGGACGGGTCCTGCAAAAGGTGAAGGAGCTGCAGGTCCATCAGGAGCGTCTGTCCAGAGagaacaagcagaaacagctgcagctggacAACATCAATACTAGCcttgaaaaacaaactgtgaag TATGAGGAGGTGCGGGGAGAGCTCCAGTCTGTGCACAGGGAGCTCCAGAGTGTTCGGGAGGAGGCCAAGGTGGCAGTGACCAGCGGCCAGCGCCTGTCCCAGGATCTTCAGACCAAGCAAGCCCAAGTATGTTCCTTGGAGGGCCAGCTGGACGCTTCGCGCTCCGTCAACAACAAACTCACACAGGAAGTCAAAAG GCTGGAGGCAGAACTGGAGAAgctgcagaacagcagcaggtCGGCAGACACCACTCTGTTCTCAACACCCTGCTGGAATACAGCCTCGCCCTGGGAAAACAATG GGAGCAGAAAGGAGGAGCGGTCAGGGCAGAGAGATGAAGGACAGAACCGGGCGCTCCAAATCCGA CGGCTCCAGTTCTCAGACATGCCTACGGCCTCGTTGCCACGACAGCAACACAAGAGCACACCCCACCGCCACCCTTCAGACCAATCGGACTCCTTCTCTACTCCCTTGGCTGCGTTTCCGTGGGAACGGGATGACTCGAGGCAGGCAGCCAAGAGACGATCCCCGTCTTCTCCCCAGACGCCCGCCGTTGACATCAGTCATGCCCAGTCAGAGCAGGGGGTTTGTGGGAAGGAGAAGGACCCTGGgacacaaacagaca TATCTTTGTCAGAACTGCGGAGTCGCATTTCTTctctggaggaggagctgcGTGTGAAGGCTGAGGCATTGAAGTCGACTCAGAACGAAACGGTGCAGAGCAAGAAGGAGCTCGCCAGCAGGGACCTCAGTCTGCAGAGAGCCCGCGACGAGCTCAGCCTGGCACACACACGTATGGCCCAGGAGAGTGAACGG gcatcAAGAGGAGAGCAGAGGCTGAAGCAGCTACAAGAAGAGATGAAGTGTCAGAGGCAGAATGCTGAGAGTAGCCGACTGCAACACCAGCAACGCACCAAAGAGCTGGAGAAACAAAATCAGAGG gatttgttggagCTTCAGAAGGAAAGACAGTGTCTAGAGAAGCACCATCAGCAGGAGATGAATAAGCTCAACCAGGAGCTCCAGCAGGCCAGGACACTCCACAATGCCCTGCAGGCCCAGGCTGACaag CTGTCTCTGCAGAAGCAGTCGTTGGATAAAGAATTGGAGACTCTGAAAGAGAAACTGAAATGGACGGAGGGACAGCTGCAGGAGAGCCAAAAGAAAGAGGCACAGACACAAGCCAAACTGaca GAAGCGGTGCGTGAGGCGGAGGGTGTGGCAGTGAGTCTGGAACAGAGCAGGAAGAAAGAGCGAGttctggaggaggaggggaagagacTGGCAGAGGAGCGAGGTGACGCCTTGCGTCTCCTCAAAGAACTGCAAG AGCAAAAAGCTGCCCCAGTACCTCTGCAACCGGCCCAGTATTGCTCTGTTGGACAGAGCTTCTCCCCTCAACCTTCCCTCTCTCATCAGTCTCGACTGTCAACTTATACAAAGAGGCCTGCCACCAGCCGAGCCGAGCAGACGAgggaaaaggaagaagaggaggagtacGAGGGAAAGGCAGAGATTACAGCATCTTACCCCACTGACAGAGAGCCAGGTGAAGGCATAGACTCTGAACACATCACTGTCCTCATCTCACAAGACTCTGAGTGTTTGCAAAGAGGACGACACAGAAGAGGAAGTAACGATGAGGAGAACAAGAGTAGAAATGAGACGATGGAGTGTGACAGCTCTGGGACAAACAAGCCTTCCTCATTTGATCAAGTACTGTGCAGATCCTCTGAGTCTACTTCTGTTACACCCTCCATGACTTCCATGGATGGTGATAACTGCAGGTTGATGCACTCTGCTGATAAGACACCGCCTCTCAAGTCCGAGCAGGCCATACCCTCCAAAGACCTCCAGAAGGAGAATGCCACACTACGTTCAGAGTTACAAGATGTGCGTGAAGAACTCCAGAAACGACTGGAGGACCTTGAGGTCCAACGACGGGCTGAGTCAGAAGCCAGAACCCGGCTGAAACAGCTCAGCCGAAAACACGCCAGCCAGGGTGTGGAGAAAGACGAGCAGGACAAGGAATGGAAGGCacagctggagaaggagaaggCTGAGACAGAAAGGTTGAGGAAAGCCCTGTCAGCTTTggagacagagatgaagagaggaagggaagaaagagaaaataatgagagaaaggaggaggaggagggaacaaagaaaacacaagaagaCAGGGAGAGCGAAATGATAGAACTTAATATCCAGCTGAAGAAGCAGCTAGCAGAGGTTAAGGCCCAGTTAGCTTTAGAAcgagaagagagacagagagaggaagaggagcgcAATCAGataataaacacagataaacacataaaGACGGAGCTGAACATGAAACTGGCAGAGCTTGAGGCCAAACTGGAGGAACTAAAGTGCAGCAGAAATGAAGACTCATTAGAAGAGGACAAACTCTCAGTAGCCAACAGCCCGCTGCCATATCTGACTCTTCATAATGATGAGCTCAACTCCAACATCATTGGCTGGGAAAAGAAACTCCTCCCTTCACCTGAGCAGCATCTCCTCTTCTGTCAGTCCACCAACCAACGCAACACACTTGTATCTCAGGCAACAATGGATCTTATCCAAGAAGAGCAAACGGTGATAGATCCTGAACACTCACATCTGTCGGATGAGGGGCAAACAAGGCCAGTGGTATCAGACCTCCACTGCCAGAGGGGTGATTCTGCCCCCGCTGATTTGACAAAGGAGGTGGAACGATTACGGAAAGAAAACTTAAGGGAGACAGATCGTGCTAACCAGTGCGAGGTTAAACTGAAAGCCCTGCAGAACCAG GTGACAAGTCAGACCAAACAGTTAACCATGGCCTTTGAGAACCAGAGCCAGCACATCTCTGGACTTCTAGCTGAGCTACAGGAGAAGGAGAGCACCCTCCTCAGCCAGGGAGAGGAACTGCAGCGCTGCAAGCAAGAGCTGGAAGCACTCAAGGCTGGAAGAGACGGAGAGGCGATAGGTGTCCTTCTCGTAGAGAAGAAAGAATCAAAAGAAGAGAGGCGAGAGAGGGGAAGCCGAGATGATTCAGTGGATTCCCCTGAATTTCAACCAAATCAGGAAAAGGAGTCAGCTGTTACCTTCTTCACTACAACCTCACTGACTGACACTGACTCTCATGCACAAAAAGATGCAAGTCAACCAGAGATTGTGACCTCTGATGCTGAAAAACCAACACCTATCAGCAGTGAAGTAGATAATGCAAGCAATGCATTATCAGAGGCTCAGCGTCAAGACTCTGAACTGGACTCTGAAAAGACTCAAACTAACCATGACTCTGCTTGTGTGAAGACTGAGTGTGGTCAAGATGGAGGAACAACAGGCGTAGTTACAGAACTACTCGCTCTCCAAAAGGAGAATCAGCTGCTGAAACAAAGAATTGAGGCCTTGATGGTTTCAGACACAAACAACTTAGCACTACACGCTGCCAGCGAAAACCAAGAAGACCCAGTGGAGCAAGACCAAAACACAGGAAATGTAACTCTGTCCTGctcaaaggagcagaaaacaactAATGTGCCAAGTGACATCACCACTGAAGCACGACAGTCTCTGCTGCTGAGTATGAGAAGGAGTGAAGATGAAAGACAAGTTTTAGAAAGGGAAGAtaaaagtacaactgaggctgatgaaGAGGCTGAGGCAGCGTCTCAGCTTCAGATCAACCATCTAGAGCAACAG GTTGTGGCGCTGCAGAAGAAACTTCGGGCTCTCTCTGAGGAGACCCAGCAGCAGAACGAGGAGCTGGCTGTTTGGAGATTGGCCTCTCAACCCGCCCCAACATTTGAACACATCCTTCCCAACAAAGACAACCAGTCTGAGATCCAGGACCAGGTCTCAAGCCAGCAGCACACTTATGACATGACCCACATTCTTCATCAGGAACCAGCACCTCTGGGTGTCCCCCAGAAGCccagtcatgtgacagtcatCAGAGAAGATGAGTTATTCCTGTCCTGCTCCACCAAGAAACTTCAGGGTCGCATGATGTTCTCCAG ACTGCAGCAGAGCAACCTCTCTGAACCGAAGAGTCTCCAGTCTTCAAAAAAGACTTCAGTACAGGACACTGCCGAGATTGACATg GaatctgaaaaagaaaaccagGAGATCAGCTTCTTACAGCAGTCGGATACCTAtccaacacaacacaaagagaagagagataCTGAACTTCTCCAAACATCATCTGAGAAAACAGGTCAACAACACATCACCAAAGATCCCCACAAAGTCTCAAAGAGCCAAATCAGACCAAAAGCAGAAACTCCTGAGGCCAAACCAAACACTTCCAGAGCAACCAATGAAATAATCACAACCAATGACTCCCCAGAGAGAGATTTCAGGACAGAAACAAGAACCGTCAGCAGTCAAACAGAGGAAAGTTTGTATCCTCGCAGTCCTCCAACAGCATCTGAACTCCActgtgcatacacacagactgaggaggaggaagaagaggaggatgatgaagagtTAGTGGATTCACCCCCTGTCTCTCCTGTCCCACTATCTGGGGTGGCACAGTCAGGAGACAAAATGTTGTTTACTAGTTCCTTCCCTATCCCGGCTGACCCGGCGCGTCTTGCAGAAAGAATCCGCCGGAACAGGACACAGCTGTCAGCCGCTTTTGACGACACCGAATATGAACCGTACGGCCTGCCGGAAGTTGTCATGAAAG GTTTTGCAGACATCCCCACTGGTCCGTCATGTCCCTACATAGTGAGGAGGGGTTTGTTAGGAACGGCTGTCGTACCCGCCCCTCAGAAAGACCCGGGACAGGAGGAGACAGATTAA
- the si:dkeyp-115e12.6 gene encoding centromere protein F isoform X1: MSWAEEDWTVGLSGRVLQKVKELQVHQERLSRENKQKQLQLDNINTSLEKQTVKYEEVRGELQSVHRELQSVREEAKVAVTSGQRLSQDLQTKQAQVCSLEGQLDASRSVNNKLTQEVKRLEAELEKLQNSSRSADTTLFSTPCWNTASPWENNGSRKEERSGQRDEGQNRALQIRQRLQFSDMPTASLPRQQHKSTPHRHPSDQSDSFSTPLAAFPWERDDSRQAAKRRSPSSPQTPAVDISHAQSEQGVCGKEKDPGTQTDISLSELRSRISSLEEELRVKAEALKSTQNETVQSKKELASRDLSLQRARDELSLAHTRMAQESERASRGEQRLKQLQEEMKCQRQNAESSRLQHQQRTKELEKQNQRDLLELQKERQCLEKHHQQEMNKLNQELQQARTLHNALQAQADKLSLQKQSLDKELETLKEKLKWTEGQLQESQKKEAQTQAKLTEAVREAEGVAVSLEQSRKKERVLEEEGKRLAEERGDALRLLKELQEQKAAPVPLQPAQYCSVGQSFSPQPSLSHQSRLSTYTKRPATSRAEQTREKEEEEEYEGKAEITASYPTDREPGEGIDSEHITVLISQDSECLQRGRHRRGSNDEENKSRNETMECDSSGTNKPSSFDQVLCRSSESTSVTPSMTSMDGDNCRLMHSADKTPPLKSEQAIPSKDLQKENATLRSELQDVREELQKRLEDLEVQRRAESEARTRLKQLSRKHASQGVEKDEQDKEWKAQLEKEKAETERLRKALSALETEMKRGREERENNERKEEEEGTKKTQEDRESEMIELNIQLKKQLAEVKAQLALEREERQREEEERNQIINTDKHIKTELNMKLAELEAKLEELKCSRNEDSLEEDKLSVANSPLPYLTLHNDELNSNIIGWEKKLLPSPEQHLLFCQSTNQRNTLVSQATMDLIQEEQTVIDPEHSHLSDEGQTRPVVSDLHCQRGDSAPADLTKEVERLRKENLRETDRANQCEVKLKALQNQVTSQTKQLTMAFENQSQHISGLLAELQEKESTLLSQGEELQRCKQELEALKAGRDGEAIGVLLVEKKESKEERRERGSRDDSVDSPEFQPNQEKESAVTFFTTTSLTDTDSHAQKDASQPEIVTSDAEKPTPISSEVDNASNALSEAQRQDSELDSEKTQTNHDSACVKTECGQDGGTTGVVTELLALQKENQLLKQRIEALMVSDTNNLALHAASENQEDPVEQDQNTGNVTLSCSKEQKTTNVPSDITTEARQSLLLSMRRSEDERQVLEREDKSTTEADEEAEAASQLQINHLEQQVVALQKKLRALSEETQQQNEELAVWRLASQPAPTFEHILPNKDNQSEIQDQVSSQQHTYDMTHILHQEPAPLGVPQKPSHVTVIREDELFLSCSTKKLQGRMMFSRLQQSNLSEPKSLQSSKKTSVQDTAEIDMESEKENQEISFLQQSDTYPTQHKEKRDTELLQTSSEKTGQQHITKDPHKVSKSQIRPKAETPEAKPNTSRATNEIITTNDSPERDFRTETRTVSSQTEESLYPRSPPTASELHCAYTQTEEEEEEEDDEELVDSPPVSPVPLSGVAQSGDKMLFTSSFPIPADPARLAERIRRNRTQLSAAFDDTEYEPYGLPEVVMKGFADIPTGPSCPYIVRRGLLGTAVVPAPQKDPGQEETD, encoded by the exons ATGAGCTGGGCTGAGGAGGACTGGACGGTGGGGCTGTCTGGACGGGTCCTGCAAAAGGTGAAGGAGCTGCAGGTCCATCAGGAGCGTCTGTCCAGAGagaacaagcagaaacagctgcagctggacAACATCAATACTAGCcttgaaaaacaaactgtgaag TATGAGGAGGTGCGGGGAGAGCTCCAGTCTGTGCACAGGGAGCTCCAGAGTGTTCGGGAGGAGGCCAAGGTGGCAGTGACCAGCGGCCAGCGCCTGTCCCAGGATCTTCAGACCAAGCAAGCCCAAGTATGTTCCTTGGAGGGCCAGCTGGACGCTTCGCGCTCCGTCAACAACAAACTCACACAGGAAGTCAAAAG GCTGGAGGCAGAACTGGAGAAgctgcagaacagcagcaggtCGGCAGACACCACTCTGTTCTCAACACCCTGCTGGAATACAGCCTCGCCCTGGGAAAACAATG GGAGCAGAAAGGAGGAGCGGTCAGGGCAGAGAGATGAAGGACAGAACCGGGCGCTCCAAATCCGA CAGCGGCTCCAGTTCTCAGACATGCCTACGGCCTCGTTGCCACGACAGCAACACAAGAGCACACCCCACCGCCACCCTTCAGACCAATCGGACTCCTTCTCTACTCCCTTGGCTGCGTTTCCGTGGGAACGGGATGACTCGAGGCAGGCAGCCAAGAGACGATCCCCGTCTTCTCCCCAGACGCCCGCCGTTGACATCAGTCATGCCCAGTCAGAGCAGGGGGTTTGTGGGAAGGAGAAGGACCCTGGgacacaaacagaca TATCTTTGTCAGAACTGCGGAGTCGCATTTCTTctctggaggaggagctgcGTGTGAAGGCTGAGGCATTGAAGTCGACTCAGAACGAAACGGTGCAGAGCAAGAAGGAGCTCGCCAGCAGGGACCTCAGTCTGCAGAGAGCCCGCGACGAGCTCAGCCTGGCACACACACGTATGGCCCAGGAGAGTGAACGG gcatcAAGAGGAGAGCAGAGGCTGAAGCAGCTACAAGAAGAGATGAAGTGTCAGAGGCAGAATGCTGAGAGTAGCCGACTGCAACACCAGCAACGCACCAAAGAGCTGGAGAAACAAAATCAGAGG gatttgttggagCTTCAGAAGGAAAGACAGTGTCTAGAGAAGCACCATCAGCAGGAGATGAATAAGCTCAACCAGGAGCTCCAGCAGGCCAGGACACTCCACAATGCCCTGCAGGCCCAGGCTGACaag CTGTCTCTGCAGAAGCAGTCGTTGGATAAAGAATTGGAGACTCTGAAAGAGAAACTGAAATGGACGGAGGGACAGCTGCAGGAGAGCCAAAAGAAAGAGGCACAGACACAAGCCAAACTGaca GAAGCGGTGCGTGAGGCGGAGGGTGTGGCAGTGAGTCTGGAACAGAGCAGGAAGAAAGAGCGAGttctggaggaggaggggaagagacTGGCAGAGGAGCGAGGTGACGCCTTGCGTCTCCTCAAAGAACTGCAAG AGCAAAAAGCTGCCCCAGTACCTCTGCAACCGGCCCAGTATTGCTCTGTTGGACAGAGCTTCTCCCCTCAACCTTCCCTCTCTCATCAGTCTCGACTGTCAACTTATACAAAGAGGCCTGCCACCAGCCGAGCCGAGCAGACGAgggaaaaggaagaagaggaggagtacGAGGGAAAGGCAGAGATTACAGCATCTTACCCCACTGACAGAGAGCCAGGTGAAGGCATAGACTCTGAACACATCACTGTCCTCATCTCACAAGACTCTGAGTGTTTGCAAAGAGGACGACACAGAAGAGGAAGTAACGATGAGGAGAACAAGAGTAGAAATGAGACGATGGAGTGTGACAGCTCTGGGACAAACAAGCCTTCCTCATTTGATCAAGTACTGTGCAGATCCTCTGAGTCTACTTCTGTTACACCCTCCATGACTTCCATGGATGGTGATAACTGCAGGTTGATGCACTCTGCTGATAAGACACCGCCTCTCAAGTCCGAGCAGGCCATACCCTCCAAAGACCTCCAGAAGGAGAATGCCACACTACGTTCAGAGTTACAAGATGTGCGTGAAGAACTCCAGAAACGACTGGAGGACCTTGAGGTCCAACGACGGGCTGAGTCAGAAGCCAGAACCCGGCTGAAACAGCTCAGCCGAAAACACGCCAGCCAGGGTGTGGAGAAAGACGAGCAGGACAAGGAATGGAAGGCacagctggagaaggagaaggCTGAGACAGAAAGGTTGAGGAAAGCCCTGTCAGCTTTggagacagagatgaagagaggaagggaagaaagagaaaataatgagagaaaggaggaggaggagggaacaaagaaaacacaagaagaCAGGGAGAGCGAAATGATAGAACTTAATATCCAGCTGAAGAAGCAGCTAGCAGAGGTTAAGGCCCAGTTAGCTTTAGAAcgagaagagagacagagagaggaagaggagcgcAATCAGataataaacacagataaacacataaaGACGGAGCTGAACATGAAACTGGCAGAGCTTGAGGCCAAACTGGAGGAACTAAAGTGCAGCAGAAATGAAGACTCATTAGAAGAGGACAAACTCTCAGTAGCCAACAGCCCGCTGCCATATCTGACTCTTCATAATGATGAGCTCAACTCCAACATCATTGGCTGGGAAAAGAAACTCCTCCCTTCACCTGAGCAGCATCTCCTCTTCTGTCAGTCCACCAACCAACGCAACACACTTGTATCTCAGGCAACAATGGATCTTATCCAAGAAGAGCAAACGGTGATAGATCCTGAACACTCACATCTGTCGGATGAGGGGCAAACAAGGCCAGTGGTATCAGACCTCCACTGCCAGAGGGGTGATTCTGCCCCCGCTGATTTGACAAAGGAGGTGGAACGATTACGGAAAGAAAACTTAAGGGAGACAGATCGTGCTAACCAGTGCGAGGTTAAACTGAAAGCCCTGCAGAACCAG GTGACAAGTCAGACCAAACAGTTAACCATGGCCTTTGAGAACCAGAGCCAGCACATCTCTGGACTTCTAGCTGAGCTACAGGAGAAGGAGAGCACCCTCCTCAGCCAGGGAGAGGAACTGCAGCGCTGCAAGCAAGAGCTGGAAGCACTCAAGGCTGGAAGAGACGGAGAGGCGATAGGTGTCCTTCTCGTAGAGAAGAAAGAATCAAAAGAAGAGAGGCGAGAGAGGGGAAGCCGAGATGATTCAGTGGATTCCCCTGAATTTCAACCAAATCAGGAAAAGGAGTCAGCTGTTACCTTCTTCACTACAACCTCACTGACTGACACTGACTCTCATGCACAAAAAGATGCAAGTCAACCAGAGATTGTGACCTCTGATGCTGAAAAACCAACACCTATCAGCAGTGAAGTAGATAATGCAAGCAATGCATTATCAGAGGCTCAGCGTCAAGACTCTGAACTGGACTCTGAAAAGACTCAAACTAACCATGACTCTGCTTGTGTGAAGACTGAGTGTGGTCAAGATGGAGGAACAACAGGCGTAGTTACAGAACTACTCGCTCTCCAAAAGGAGAATCAGCTGCTGAAACAAAGAATTGAGGCCTTGATGGTTTCAGACACAAACAACTTAGCACTACACGCTGCCAGCGAAAACCAAGAAGACCCAGTGGAGCAAGACCAAAACACAGGAAATGTAACTCTGTCCTGctcaaaggagcagaaaacaactAATGTGCCAAGTGACATCACCACTGAAGCACGACAGTCTCTGCTGCTGAGTATGAGAAGGAGTGAAGATGAAAGACAAGTTTTAGAAAGGGAAGAtaaaagtacaactgaggctgatgaaGAGGCTGAGGCAGCGTCTCAGCTTCAGATCAACCATCTAGAGCAACAG GTTGTGGCGCTGCAGAAGAAACTTCGGGCTCTCTCTGAGGAGACCCAGCAGCAGAACGAGGAGCTGGCTGTTTGGAGATTGGCCTCTCAACCCGCCCCAACATTTGAACACATCCTTCCCAACAAAGACAACCAGTCTGAGATCCAGGACCAGGTCTCAAGCCAGCAGCACACTTATGACATGACCCACATTCTTCATCAGGAACCAGCACCTCTGGGTGTCCCCCAGAAGCccagtcatgtgacagtcatCAGAGAAGATGAGTTATTCCTGTCCTGCTCCACCAAGAAACTTCAGGGTCGCATGATGTTCTCCAG ACTGCAGCAGAGCAACCTCTCTGAACCGAAGAGTCTCCAGTCTTCAAAAAAGACTTCAGTACAGGACACTGCCGAGATTGACATg GaatctgaaaaagaaaaccagGAGATCAGCTTCTTACAGCAGTCGGATACCTAtccaacacaacacaaagagaagagagataCTGAACTTCTCCAAACATCATCTGAGAAAACAGGTCAACAACACATCACCAAAGATCCCCACAAAGTCTCAAAGAGCCAAATCAGACCAAAAGCAGAAACTCCTGAGGCCAAACCAAACACTTCCAGAGCAACCAATGAAATAATCACAACCAATGACTCCCCAGAGAGAGATTTCAGGACAGAAACAAGAACCGTCAGCAGTCAAACAGAGGAAAGTTTGTATCCTCGCAGTCCTCCAACAGCATCTGAACTCCActgtgcatacacacagactgaggaggaggaagaagaggaggatgatgaagagtTAGTGGATTCACCCCCTGTCTCTCCTGTCCCACTATCTGGGGTGGCACAGTCAGGAGACAAAATGTTGTTTACTAGTTCCTTCCCTATCCCGGCTGACCCGGCGCGTCTTGCAGAAAGAATCCGCCGGAACAGGACACAGCTGTCAGCCGCTTTTGACGACACCGAATATGAACCGTACGGCCTGCCGGAAGTTGTCATGAAAG GTTTTGCAGACATCCCCACTGGTCCGTCATGTCCCTACATAGTGAGGAGGGGTTTGTTAGGAACGGCTGTCGTACCCGCCCCTCAGAAAGACCCGGGACAGGAGGAGACAGATTAA